The Bacillus sp. Y1 genome has a window encoding:
- a CDS encoding TlyA family RNA methyltransferase: MKSKKERIDVLLVERGLIETREKAKRAIMAGLVYSNENRLDKPGEKISSDLPLTIKGNVMPYVSRGGLKLEKALKEFDVHVEGKVLLDIGASTGGFTDCALQNGAKQSYALDVGYNQLAWKLRQDERVIVMERTNFRYVTPADLTGEMPNFASIDVSFISLKLILPVLKTLLVPNSDIIALVKPQFEAGREEVGKKGIVRDPKVHEAVVNKIIDLSLSLGYDVKNLSFSPITGGDGNIEFLLHLGWEGEKEQGINHLSKKPSQIVSEAHEVLKSKGNVEE; encoded by the coding sequence ATGAAAAGTAAAAAAGAAAGAATTGACGTCCTGCTAGTTGAACGCGGGTTAATAGAAACAAGAGAAAAAGCGAAACGTGCAATTATGGCAGGACTCGTATATAGCAATGAAAACCGATTGGATAAACCAGGTGAGAAAATAAGCAGCGATCTACCGTTAACGATAAAAGGAAATGTCATGCCATATGTAAGTAGGGGTGGCTTAAAGTTAGAAAAAGCACTGAAGGAATTTGACGTACATGTCGAAGGAAAAGTTTTGTTAGATATTGGTGCTTCCACCGGCGGATTTACGGACTGTGCATTACAAAATGGAGCTAAACAATCGTATGCCTTAGATGTCGGATATAATCAGTTAGCATGGAAGCTGAGACAGGATGAACGAGTCATCGTCATGGAACGGACAAATTTTCGTTATGTGACACCTGCTGATCTGACTGGTGAGATGCCGAATTTTGCTTCAATAGATGTTTCGTTTATATCATTAAAGCTAATTCTCCCTGTGTTAAAAACTCTCCTAGTGCCCAACAGTGATATTATCGCTTTGGTCAAACCACAATTTGAGGCTGGTAGAGAAGAGGTAGGGAAAAAGGGAATCGTAAGGGATCCAAAGGTACATGAAGCGGTCGTAAATAAAATCATCGACCTTTCTTTGTCTCTAGGTTATGATGTCAAAAATCTATCGTTCTCACCAATCACCGGTGGCGATGGCAATATTGAGTTTTTACTTCATTTAGGCTGGGAAGGTGAAAAGGAGCAAGGGATAAACCATCTTTCTAAGAAGCCAAGCCAAATTGTTTCAGAAGCTCATGAAGTATTAAAATCAAAGGGGAATGTAGAAGAATAA
- the spoIVB gene encoding SpoIVB peptidase, producing MLRHELLRKIIGGILLVSLVAIGFSKPFQDYLSIPKSVTLFEGENLILQKSTPVSAAVTANSTLSVQQDDQTVSLQAKKYGKDEMLLELAGFPIKKVDVDVLKDFKVIPGGQSIGVKLNTVGVLVVGHHQVNTAEGKKSPGEIAGIKVGDIITKINGQKIEKMSDVAPFVQTAGQKGEPLNIEVSREDGKVETKLMPLKETGEENFKLGLYIRDSAAGIGTMTFYHPESKKYGALGHVISDMDTKKPIVVEDGQIVRSTVTSIEKGSNGDPGEKLARFSSDKEVIGDIQRNSPFGIFGKLSKEITNGVMDKALPIALSHQVKEGPAKILTVVDNDQVKLFDIEIVSTIPQKFPATKGMVIKVTDPELLEKTGGIVQGMSGSPIIQDDKVVGAVTHVFVNDPTSGYGVHIEWMLNEAGIDIYEKPREKAS from the coding sequence ATGTTGAGGCATGAACTTCTTAGAAAAATAATTGGTGGAATTCTCCTTGTTTCATTAGTTGCCATAGGATTTTCGAAACCGTTTCAAGATTACCTTAGTATCCCCAAAAGCGTTACCCTGTTTGAAGGTGAAAACCTTATTTTACAAAAATCTACTCCTGTATCTGCTGCCGTCACAGCAAATTCAACTCTTTCTGTTCAACAAGATGATCAAACCGTGTCATTACAAGCAAAGAAATACGGGAAAGATGAAATGCTGCTTGAACTAGCAGGTTTCCCTATTAAAAAGGTCGATGTAGATGTATTAAAGGATTTTAAAGTCATTCCAGGTGGACAGTCTATCGGTGTGAAGCTTAATACGGTAGGAGTCCTTGTCGTTGGTCACCATCAAGTAAATACAGCAGAAGGCAAGAAATCTCCAGGTGAAATTGCAGGAATTAAAGTAGGCGACATTATTACAAAGATTAACGGTCAAAAAATTGAAAAAATGTCAGATGTAGCACCATTTGTTCAAACAGCAGGTCAAAAGGGTGAACCATTAAATATTGAAGTAAGTAGAGAAGATGGCAAAGTTGAAACAAAGCTTATGCCATTAAAAGAAACAGGAGAAGAGAATTTTAAACTTGGCTTATATATTCGTGACTCGGCGGCTGGTATTGGAACGATGACGTTTTATCATCCGGAATCGAAAAAGTATGGTGCTTTAGGACATGTTATTTCGGACATGGACACGAAAAAGCCTATTGTAGTTGAGGATGGTCAAATTGTTCGCTCAACAGTCACGTCTATTGAAAAAGGAAGCAATGGAGATCCAGGTGAAAAACTTGCCCGTTTCTCTTCCGATAAAGAAGTAATTGGTGACATTCAAAGAAATAGCCCTTTTGGAATATTTGGTAAGCTTTCAAAAGAAATTACCAATGGAGTAATGGATAAAGCACTTCCGATAGCTCTTTCGCATCAGGTTAAAGAGGGTCCGGCTAAGATACTAACGGTTGTAGATAATGATCAAGTTAAATTATTTGATATCGAAATTGTAAGCACCATTCCACAAAAGTTTCCGGCTACAAAAGGAATGGTCATTAAGGTAACTGACCCAGAGTTACTTGAAAAAACAGGTGGGATTGTTCAAGGGATGAGCGGAAGTCCGATCATACAGGATGATAAGGTGGTTGGAGCTGTAACGCATGTGTTCGTCAACGACCCTACTTCAGGCTATGGTGTTCATATAGAATGGATGCTAAATGAAGCAGGCATCGATATTTACGAAAAACCAAGAGAAAAGGCGAGTTAA
- the spo0A gene encoding sporulation transcription factor Spo0A: MKKIKVCVVDDNRELVGLLKDYLVSQEDMEVVGAAHNGQECLDLLEKVTPDVLVLDIIMPHLDGLAVLEKLRETRKSPMPNVIMLTAFGQEDVTKKAVELGASYFILKPFDLENLGNHIRQVSGKTSAVMRSSSPLTTSPMYRQQMESKPKNLDANITSIIHEIGVPAHIKGYLYLREAISMVYNDIELLGSITKVLYPDIAKKYNTTASRVERAIRHAIEVAWSRGNIDSISSLFGYTVSMSKAKPTNSEFIAMVADKLRLEHKAS, from the coding sequence GTGAAAAAGATAAAAGTATGTGTAGTTGATGATAATAGAGAGCTAGTTGGCTTACTCAAGGATTATTTAGTGTCCCAAGAAGATATGGAAGTCGTTGGTGCTGCTCATAATGGTCAAGAATGTCTGGATTTATTAGAAAAAGTGACTCCTGATGTTCTTGTTTTAGATATTATTATGCCACACTTAGACGGACTAGCGGTTCTTGAAAAGTTGCGTGAAACTCGAAAGTCTCCGATGCCGAACGTTATTATGCTTACAGCATTCGGCCAAGAGGATGTTACTAAGAAAGCGGTAGAACTAGGAGCTTCCTACTTTATCTTAAAACCATTTGATTTAGAAAATTTAGGAAATCATATTCGTCAAGTGAGTGGAAAAACAAGCGCTGTCATGAGATCGTCCTCACCATTAACAACTAGTCCAATGTATCGTCAACAAATGGAATCAAAACCGAAAAATTTGGATGCAAATATTACTAGCATTATCCATGAAATTGGTGTACCGGCTCATATTAAAGGGTATTTATATTTACGTGAAGCAATTTCTATGGTTTACAATGATATTGAACTGCTTGGATCAATTACAAAGGTATTGTATCCTGATATTGCAAAAAAATATAATACTACGGCTAGCCGTGTAGAACGTGCAATACGCCATGCCATTGAGGTTGCTTGGAGCCGAGGAAATATCGATAGCATTTCGAGTCTATTCGGTTATACCGTGAGCATGTCAAAAGCAAAACCTACCAATTCAGAATTTATCGCAATGGTTGCGGATAAACTTCGCTTAGAGCATAAGGCTTCTTGA
- a CDS encoding CsxC family protein: MSFYEHHDSQGKKKVVKSSSVQQEVSNTPVTPEVINSYPFMKVPVVLGETTVQIDLDSIIEFPEPVLEIKKIKKNLKLVQCRLLLPTNKLFLKGFVRKNIQYATPKAGGKDFVSSSIHSLTVDVPFQAVTQIDFLSKPAFKAGPKTTEFEYFMSSPLPHGYASKEKLLSADLSEYNQISGEVFNELPYCELIASHFIEMDEALNRKMGTVFGPEGEICAPFEEGTFTKIEEKMVVELTLKVLQNQQVKMQKHVCKQDEDKDNHHHY; encoded by the coding sequence ATGTCATTTTATGAGCATCATGATTCTCAAGGAAAAAAGAAAGTTGTAAAATCATCATCTGTTCAACAAGAAGTAAGTAACACACCTGTAACACCAGAGGTAATTAATTCGTATCCTTTTATGAAAGTTCCTGTTGTATTAGGGGAAACAACTGTACAAATCGACCTTGATTCCATTATTGAGTTTCCTGAGCCAGTATTAGAAATCAAAAAAATTAAGAAAAACCTAAAGCTAGTACAATGTCGTCTATTGCTACCGACAAACAAGCTATTCTTAAAGGGATTTGTAAGAAAAAACATTCAATATGCAACACCTAAAGCAGGAGGGAAAGATTTTGTCTCTTCAAGCATTCACTCCTTAACGGTCGATGTCCCATTTCAAGCAGTCACTCAAATAGACTTTTTAAGCAAACCCGCTTTTAAAGCTGGTCCTAAAACGACTGAGTTCGAGTATTTCATGTCTTCCCCACTACCTCATGGATATGCTTCCAAAGAAAAATTGCTTTCTGCTGACCTCTCCGAGTACAACCAAATTAGTGGTGAGGTTTTTAACGAGCTACCGTATTGCGAATTAATCGCAAGTCATTTTATTGAAATGGATGAAGCACTTAACAGAAAAATGGGAACGGTCTTTGGCCCAGAGGGAGAAATCTGTGCACCATTTGAAGAAGGTACCTTCACAAAAATCGAAGAAAAAATGGTTGTTGAGCTGACTTTAAAGGTACTACAAAATCAACAGGTTAAAATGCAGAAACATGTATGTAAACAGGACGAGGATAAAGATAACCACCATCATTATTAA
- the recN gene encoding DNA repair protein RecN, protein MLTELSIKNFAIIENLTVSFTKGLTVLTGETGAGKSIIIDAVHLLVGGRGSSEFVRHGEEKAEIEGLFQLESLTHPSYQKAEEFGIEIEEGMLILRRDISQSGKSVCRINGKLVTISTLREIGATLIDIHGQHEHQELMEEAKHQKLLDQFGAKSISSQLEEYSKLYRSYEQTSKRLKSLSENEQKMAHRLDLIQFQFDEIQKAQLVINEDDQLLEEKKRLSNFEKVYEGLSNSYSVLQGDQKGLDWIGLLMSHLEDVSSVDHQFQELAETVSTSYYALEDVARELRSKMDSLEFNPERLHDIESRLNEINQLKRKYGKTIEEIIEYAVKIEEEIETLQNKETHINALSKELAAIKKDLVLEAKELTSTRLQFAEKLTKSIHRELKELYMDKTVFEVRFHSDYDVFTPTGCDQIEFFISTNPGEPLKPLSKVASGGELSRMMLALKSIFSKHQGVTSIIFDEVDTGVSGRVAQAIAEKIYKVAVSSQVLCISHLPQVAAMADTHLYISKITQKGRTKTSVQSLSEPEKVKEIGRMISGVEITDLTREHAKELLHLAKEMKVT, encoded by the coding sequence TTGTTAACCGAGTTGTCTATTAAAAACTTTGCTATTATAGAAAATCTAACTGTGTCCTTTACAAAAGGATTGACCGTTTTGACAGGTGAAACAGGAGCAGGTAAATCGATTATAATCGATGCTGTTCATCTTCTTGTCGGGGGAAGGGGTTCGTCAGAATTTGTTCGACATGGAGAAGAAAAAGCCGAAATTGAAGGGCTTTTCCAACTAGAGAGTTTAACGCATCCTAGCTATCAAAAAGCCGAAGAGTTTGGAATAGAGATTGAAGAGGGAATGCTTATTTTAAGAAGAGATATATCGCAATCAGGAAAAAGTGTTTGTCGCATAAACGGCAAATTGGTGACCATATCTACCTTGCGTGAAATAGGAGCGACATTAATTGATATTCATGGACAGCATGAGCATCAAGAATTAATGGAGGAAGCTAAGCACCAAAAGCTTTTAGACCAATTCGGGGCAAAATCAATATCAAGTCAACTAGAAGAGTATTCGAAATTATATCGAAGCTATGAGCAGACCTCTAAAAGGTTAAAAAGTTTGAGTGAAAATGAACAGAAAATGGCTCATCGATTGGATTTGATTCAATTTCAATTTGATGAAATTCAAAAAGCTCAATTAGTGATTAATGAAGATGACCAATTACTTGAAGAAAAGAAACGATTGTCTAATTTTGAAAAGGTGTATGAGGGCCTTTCTAATAGCTATTCTGTGCTTCAAGGAGATCAAAAGGGATTAGATTGGATTGGCCTTTTAATGAGTCATTTAGAAGATGTTTCAAGTGTCGATCATCAATTTCAAGAGTTAGCTGAGACGGTGTCGACTAGTTACTACGCCTTAGAGGACGTCGCTAGAGAGCTGAGAAGTAAAATGGATAGTCTTGAGTTCAACCCAGAACGTTTGCACGATATTGAAAGCAGACTAAACGAAATAAATCAGCTAAAGAGGAAATATGGAAAGACGATTGAAGAGATCATAGAATACGCTGTTAAAATTGAAGAAGAGATAGAAACATTACAAAATAAAGAAACGCATATCAATGCCTTAAGTAAAGAGCTTGCGGCAATTAAGAAAGATTTAGTACTCGAAGCGAAAGAGTTGACCTCCACAAGGTTACAGTTTGCGGAGAAGTTAACAAAATCGATACACCGTGAATTAAAAGAGCTTTATATGGATAAAACAGTATTTGAAGTACGTTTTCACTCGGATTATGATGTGTTCACTCCTACAGGATGTGATCAAATCGAATTTTTTATCTCGACAAATCCAGGAGAACCATTAAAGCCTTTATCCAAGGTAGCATCTGGTGGAGAGCTATCGAGAATGATGCTAGCCTTAAAAAGTATCTTCTCTAAACATCAAGGCGTTACTTCCATTATTTTTGATGAAGTGGATACTGGGGTGTCAGGACGTGTAGCACAAGCCATTGCAGAAAAGATTTACAAAGTAGCTGTTTCATCTCAGGTACTTTGTATTTCCCATTTGCCTCAAGTGGCAGCTATGGCTGATACCCATCTTTATATTTCTAAGATTACCCAAAAGGGAAGAACGAAAACGTCAGTGCAATCATTATCAGAGCCAGAGAAGGTGAAAGAAATCGGTCGTATGATTTCTGGAGTAGAAATTACCGATTTGACTCGAGAGCATGCAAAAGAATTACTCCATTTAGCAAAGGAAATGAAGGTAACTTGA
- the ahrC gene encoding transcriptional regulator AhrC/ArgR, with translation MNKGQRHIKIREIITSNDIETQDELVDELKFAGFNVTQATISRDIKELHLVKVPLMDGRYKYSLPADQRFNPLQKLKRNLMDAFVRIDSAGHLLVMKTLPGNAMAIGALIDNLDWEEILGTICGDDTILIICRKEEETITISNRFLEML, from the coding sequence ATGAATAAAGGTCAACGTCATATTAAAATTAGAGAAATTATTACTAGCAATGATATTGAGACACAAGATGAATTAGTTGATGAACTAAAGTTTGCTGGATTTAATGTAACACAAGCAACCATTTCTAGAGATATTAAAGAACTACACTTAGTAAAAGTGCCGCTTATGGATGGAAGATACAAATATAGTCTTCCTGCCGATCAACGTTTTAATCCTCTCCAAAAATTAAAGAGAAATTTAATGGATGCCTTCGTTCGTATTGATAGTGCAGGTCACTTACTTGTTATGAAAACATTACCGGGTAATGCCATGGCCATTGGTGCACTGATAGATAACTTAGATTGGGAAGAGATTTTAGGAACGATTTGTGGAGATGATACCATTCTTATTATTTGTAGAAAAGAAGAAGAAACGATTACGATTTCCAATCGATTCCTTGAAATGCTCTAA